Proteins from one Erpetoichthys calabaricus chromosome 11, fErpCal1.3, whole genome shotgun sequence genomic window:
- the rnf151 gene encoding RING finger protein 151, with protein sequence MAEARLVTNGSGGYDLEQFVEVPDPDLICTICHGVMRCPVRIVCKHIFCKRCILQWLRRHESCPYCRKPVHKEMVLVMYRLCRSISRLQIKCKNYIHGCLATFPLAEQCKHLTSCDFEVTGCTNEGCEVEVLRKDLAAHVQSCEFWRRPCSMGCGEILTHQTLSHHNCYRALKREFDAQQRTHKAIAAKLKKKMKKMQTTMLQMKRQISLICESLEVMDQQEDEEEEEDENTESSGNSSSSGETTGMA encoded by the exons ATGGCTGAGGCCAGACTGGTAACTAACGGG AGTGGCGGCTATGATCTGGAGCAATTTGTGGAGGTGCCCGACCCCGACCTGATCTGCACAATATGCCATGGAGTAATGAGGTGCCCAGTACGAATCGTGTGCAAGCACATTTTCTGCAAGAGATGTATTCTGCAGTGGCTGAGAAG ACATGAGAGCTGCCCCTACTGCAGAAAGCCTGTCCACAAGGAGATGGTGCTTGTGATGTATCGGCTGTGCAGGTCCATCAGTCGGCTTCAGATCAAG TGTAAGAATTACATCCATGGCTGTCTGGCCACATTTCCCCTGGCAGAGCAGTGCAAACACCTGACCTCCTGTGACTTTGAAGTGACTGGCTGTACCAACGAGGGCTGTGAAGTTGAGGTCTTAAGAAAAGACCTGGCAGCACACGTCCAAAGCTGTGAGTTCTGGAGGAGGCCATGCAGCATGGGCTGTGGAGAGATTCTAACCCACCAAACCCTGTCCCATCACAACTGCTACCGGGCGTTAAAGCGTGAGTTTGATGCCCAGCAGAGGACCCATAAAGCCATTGCAGCAaagctgaagaagaagatgaaaaagatgCAGACCACCATGTTGCAAATGAAGAGACAGATCAGCCTCATCTGCGAGAGCTTGGAGGTGATGGACCAGCAGgaggatgaagaggaggaggaagatgaaaacaCAGAGAGCAGTGGGAACAGCAGCAGCAGTGGAGAAACTACTGGAATGGCCTGA